In Planctomonas sp. JC2975, the genomic stretch GTACGTGGCCATGCGGATGCTCGCGACAGTCGTCGGGGACGTCCGCGACTGGCTCCTTCCCCGCCTCTTCGATCCGCTGGAGATCGACAATCCGCAATGGCATCGATGCCCGCTCGGATACATCATCGGAGGCACCGGACTCGAGCTGCGCACCGACGAGCTGGCGCGAATCGGAGAGGTGCTGCTCGATCGCGGCAACTATCGGGGACGCTCGCTCGTGTCTCCCGAGTGGGTGGACTCGATGCACTCGTCGTGGGTCGAGACCGGACGTCCGACACCGATGGAACGGTACGGAATCGCAACGTGGGCAGGTCCCGGCGACGCCTGGCGTCTTGAGGGACGCTACGGTCAGTTCGTCGTCGTGAACGGGGACGCAGTCGTGACCATCACCGGACACGAGGAATCCCTCGAGGACCGACTGTCGGAACTCGCGGTGGAGGTCACCGGCTGATTCCCGCCGCCGGCGGCGCATGCGATCATCGCCCTCGACATGCGCTGCGCCGACTGGTCGAGGCGGCCCTGATCCGCATTCGAGCGCGAGTGAGGAGTCGCTGAATCAGGTGCGGTACGCCTGCAGGAAGAGCGCCTCGGCGACGGCGAGATTCTCGATCTCGGTCGGATCAACACTTTCGTTCGGCGCGTGGATCAGGGCGAGTGGCTCCTCGACGCCCATGAGGATGATCTCGGCTTTCGGGTAGGTGTCGGCGAAGACGTTGCAGAGGGGAATCGATCCGCCCTGTCCCAGCATCGACGGTTCGACCCCGTACGCCGATCGCATCGCATCCGTGAACCCTCGATATGCGGGGCCATCGGTGGCGGCCTTGAACGGTTCTCCGACGGCCTCCGTCTCGACCTCGACCTTCACGTTCCAGGGAACATGCGCCCTGAGGTGGGCGACGAGCGCATCACGCGCGTCGTGCGCGCTCATGCCGGGCGGCACACGCAGATTCAGCCGGGCAGCAGCACGGGCCACGATCGATGCCGTCGATCCGACCACCGGCGGGCAGTCGATACCGAGAATCGTCACGGCGGGCCGTGCCCATAACTCGTCGGCGACATCGCCGTCACCGAGCAGGTCGACCCCATCGAGCATTCCGGCGTCGGCTCGGAAGTGTTCGGGGGCGTACTGCTCGCCGGACCAGGTCTCGTCGCGGCTCAGTCCGTCGATGGTCGTGGATCCATCCGCGTTCCGCAGTGAGGCCAGAGCAGCGACGAGTGCGGCGAGCGCATCGGGCGCCGGCCCGCCGAACATCCCCGAGTGGATCTCCGATGCAAGCGCCTCGACTCGCACGACGACATTGACGAGCCCGCGCAGAGTCACCGTGGTCGCCGGGCGACCGACGGCGGCGTTCCCGGTGTCGCACACCAGGATCGTGTCGGCCCGCAGGGTTTCGGGGTTCGCCTCGACGAACCGTTCCAGGCCCCCCGTGCCCTGCTCTTCGCTTCCCTCCACCACGAGCTTGAGGTTCACCGGAATGTCGTCGCCGAGGGCCCGCAGCGCGAGCAGGTGCATGAGGATGTTGCCCTTGCAGTCCGCGGCGCCGCGTCCCGCCCATCTACCGCCGACATCCGTCAGCTCGAACGGCGGCGTCCCCCACGCGGATTCCTCGAGCGGAGGTTGCACGTCGTAGTGGGCATAGAGCAGCACCGTTGGCGCTCCGGAGCCCGGACCCGGTCGGCTGCCGATGACCGCCTGGCTGCCGTCCGGCGTCATCGCGAGCCGTGCGTCGTCGAAGCCGAGCGCCGCGAACCGGTCGCGAACCCACTCGGCGGCCTTCGCGCACTCCTCCGGCGGAAACTGGCGGGGATCGGCGACGGACCGGAACGAGACGAGTTCCGCGAGTTCGCCGCGAGCGGCGGGCATCATCGAATGGATGCTGTCCCGGATGCCGTCGCTCACGACCCGACCTTCACGGTGTTGAGGGAGTCGACGAACTTCTGGAACTGATCGGCCTCCTTAGGGCAGTAGGTCTGGATGATGAGCAGCTGTCCCTTCAGCAGTTGCGACTGGACGAGCGCCGGTCGCGTGCCGGGACCGCCTGCCCCGTTGGCCAGGCCTTCGAGAAGCGTCGCCCTGGCCAGCGCCGCGTTCGGGTCGGCACACGTCGCGCCCCCGTCGTTGCCGAGCACTCGGGCGATCTGCTCGGGCGTCAACCTGAGGGAAATGCCTGCCTTGCCGTAGGCGTCGATCAGCTGTTGTGCCTTCTCGACCCCCTTGGACTCCTGCCGTGCATTGACGAAGAAGATGGTCGCGATCACGGCCAGGACGACCAACACGACGATGACGACGGTGGCGATGACGGATCGTTCCCGCTTTGGCTGGGTTTCAAGATGGGTGCTCATCATTCACCTGCTGCCTGATCAGCGGGTTGCTTCCAGGAAGGCTTGCGGAAGCGGTAGAAGAGGAATGGCACGAGGAGCCCGAGCCCGAGCGCCCCGCCTCCGACGATCAGCAGGTAGACCCAGGGACTACCCTCACCGAACTGCGACGGCGGGACGAACCCGACCAGCAGTGCGGCGAGCGAGGCCGCGAAACCCACCCCGCAGAGGGTGACGAGGATCGGCGCACGGAAGCCGCGTGGATGATCGGGCTGACGCCGTCGTAGACGCACGGCTGCAACGAACATGAGCAGGTACATGATCAGGTACACCTGCGTCGTGATGACGGAGAAGATCCAGTAGGTACTGGACACGTCGGGAATGAGCGCGTAGCCCAACGCGATGATCGACGTGATGATGCCCTGCGTCACCAGCAGGTTCTGCTGGACCCCGTTCTTGTTGAGCTTCTGCAGGAACGGCGGCAGGTAGCCCTGCTCCCGCGAGATGAGAAGCAGGCCCTTCGACGGGCCGGCGAGCCAGGTGAGCATGCCGCCGAGTGATGCCGCGACGAGCATGATCCCCACTATCGGGGTGAGCCAACTGATGTTGAAGGTGCCGAATATCGTCTCGAACGCCTGCATGATGCCGGCCGTCAGGGAGATCTGGTCGGCGGGAACGACCCAGCTGATCGCGAGCGCAGGGAGGATGAAGATCAGCAGCACAAGCCCCATCGCGAGGAAGATCGCCTTCGGAAATTCCTTCCCCGGGTTCTTCAGCGACGACACGTGCACCGCGTTCATCTCCATTCCGCTGTAGGAGAGGAAGTTGTTCACGATCAGCACGAGGCTCGACAGGCCCGCCCACGCCGGCAGGAGATGATCCGCGGTCATCGGCGCCGCCGACGGGTGGCCCTGTCCGAGGAACAGCGCTCCGAGGAAGATGAGCACGGCTCCCGGGATGAGAGTCCCGATGATCAGGCCCCAGCTCGCGAGCCCCGCGACACCTTTCGTTCCGCGCGACGAGACGAAAACACCAGCCCAGTAGCAGACCATGATCACCAGCGCCGTCCATGCGCCGTTCGACGCCAGCTCCGGGTTGATGACGTAGGCGAGGGTCGACGCGACGAAGCCGAGGAGGGTGGGGTAGTAGAAGATCGTCATCGCGAACTGACACCAGATCGCGAGGAACCCCATGGGCTTCGAGATGCCCTCGGATACCCACTTGTAGACGCCGCCCTTCCAGCCCGACGCGAGTTCCGCCGCCACGAGCGAGGTGGGCAGGAGGAAGACGATCGCCGGTACCAGGTAGAGGAAGACCGCGGCCAGTCCGTACACGGCCATCGTCGGAGCCGCCCGAAGGCTCGCGACCGAACTGGTGGTCATCAGCGCCAGCGCGACCCACGAGATCCAGGCCCGCGCCGGAACCGCTGCCACCCGCGCACGGACCGCGCCACGTCCTGCGCTCGACGATTCAGCGGCACTCATCGCGGCCTCCGCGCCACGTAAGCGAATACCCCATCGGACGTCCCCCTCCGCGATCGGCGAAGCGCAGGAATCACGAGAATGTCCTGCAGCTTCCCCTGTGACCATTGCCGCG encodes the following:
- a CDS encoding serine hydrolase, whose translation is MNSAKTPLEHFVAAVDAEKLGVYGVRIRVGDHVASHRWRSDDRENLYSVSKGVCALATGMAIDEGLISLDLRVPEAFPELQLGDGVDQVTLRHLLTMSSGIDFLWFGHEAVPWPDLAAEMLSRSTGGRRFQYSDVSTYVAMRMLATVVGDVRDWLLPRLFDPLEIDNPQWHRCPLGYIIGGTGLELRTDELARIGEVLLDRGNYRGRSLVSPEWVDSMHSSWVETGRPTPMERYGIATWAGPGDAWRLEGRYGQFVVVNGDAVVTITGHEESLEDRLSELAVEVTG
- a CDS encoding dipeptidase; this encodes MSDGIRDSIHSMMPAARGELAELVSFRSVADPRQFPPEECAKAAEWVRDRFAALGFDDARLAMTPDGSQAVIGSRPGPGSGAPTVLLYAHYDVQPPLEESAWGTPPFELTDVGGRWAGRGAADCKGNILMHLLALRALGDDIPVNLKLVVEGSEEQGTGGLERFVEANPETLRADTILVCDTGNAAVGRPATTVTLRGLVNVVVRVEALASEIHSGMFGGPAPDALAALVAALASLRNADGSTTIDGLSRDETWSGEQYAPEHFRADAGMLDGVDLLGDGDVADELWARPAVTILGIDCPPVVGSTASIVARAAARLNLRVPPGMSAHDARDALVAHLRAHVPWNVKVEVETEAVGEPFKAATDGPAYRGFTDAMRSAYGVEPSMLGQGGSIPLCNVFADTYPKAEIILMGVEEPLALIHAPNESVDPTEIENLAVAEALFLQAYRT
- a CDS encoding APC family permease, with translation MSAAESSSAGRGAVRARVAAVPARAWISWVALALMTTSSVASLRAAPTMAVYGLAAVFLYLVPAIVFLLPTSLVAAELASGWKGGVYKWVSEGISKPMGFLAIWCQFAMTIFYYPTLLGFVASTLAYVINPELASNGAWTALVIMVCYWAGVFVSSRGTKGVAGLASWGLIIGTLIPGAVLIFLGALFLGQGHPSAAPMTADHLLPAWAGLSSLVLIVNNFLSYSGMEMNAVHVSSLKNPGKEFPKAIFLAMGLVLLIFILPALAISWVVPADQISLTAGIMQAFETIFGTFNISWLTPIVGIMLVAASLGGMLTWLAGPSKGLLLISREQGYLPPFLQKLNKNGVQQNLLVTQGIITSIIALGYALIPDVSSTYWIFSVITTQVYLIMYLLMFVAAVRLRRRQPDHPRGFRAPILVTLCGVGFAASLAALLVGFVPPSQFGEGSPWVYLLIVGGGALGLGLLVPFLFYRFRKPSWKQPADQAAGE